A genomic window from Paenibacillus sp. FSL K6-0276 includes:
- a CDS encoding YheC/YheD family protein, which produces MGHKLVGILLNANMHRGVPRLKTGQESLSNYEEGAAAYGLVPCFLKLADIDTDSGFSAAYIKGSHGYRSVVVPTPTVIHNRAIYSQNSPGMQRLLRHHPLVYNTCNRYGKDEIHELLEKREELREYLPATTGVSGLKQMMNRYPDLILKPCRGSIGNGVMRLVRKGRQRWHLNYLSPSMRRWLSTPVYQGALPKALRARLASVPYLVQERIPLAEIGGRPFDLRVTVQRGWRGDWQVTGLFAKLAAPGGFVSNIARGGEALSSSFALEKAFSRSAAANIRMSVETLSLVIARCLEQDLPGLADIGLDVGVTKDGRIFFIECNGRDQRYGFHKAGLTEIWKESYRRPMGYARFLLEKNSMIYNSY; this is translated from the coding sequence ATGGGGCATAAGCTCGTTGGAATACTACTAAATGCCAATATGCACCGGGGCGTTCCCCGGCTAAAAACAGGACAGGAGTCTCTATCCAACTATGAAGAGGGGGCCGCTGCATACGGCTTAGTCCCCTGCTTCCTGAAGCTCGCGGACATCGATACAGACTCAGGCTTCAGTGCCGCCTATATAAAGGGATCTCATGGATATAGAAGCGTAGTAGTTCCTACACCCACTGTCATCCATAACCGGGCGATATACAGCCAGAATAGCCCAGGGATGCAACGTCTGCTGCGGCACCATCCTCTGGTGTACAATACATGCAATCGATATGGCAAAGATGAGATCCATGAACTGCTTGAGAAGCGTGAAGAGCTTCGTGAGTATTTACCGGCGACAACAGGAGTATCTGGACTCAAACAAATGATGAATCGTTACCCTGATCTCATTCTCAAACCCTGCCGCGGAAGCATTGGGAATGGGGTCATGCGACTGGTTCGCAAAGGGAGACAGCGCTGGCACTTAAATTATCTTTCCCCTTCGATGCGGCGCTGGCTAAGCACTCCCGTATATCAGGGGGCGCTGCCAAAAGCGCTCCGCGCACGCCTTGCCTCTGTACCTTATCTTGTACAGGAGCGTATTCCACTGGCTGAGATTGGAGGACGTCCCTTTGATCTACGTGTCACCGTTCAGCGCGGTTGGCGAGGAGATTGGCAGGTAACTGGCCTCTTCGCTAAACTGGCTGCCCCAGGGGGCTTCGTCTCCAATATTGCTCGCGGAGGAGAAGCATTAAGCTCTTCCTTTGCGCTCGAAAAAGCCTTCTCTAGATCAGCAGCGGCTAATATCCGTATGTCTGTCGAAACACTTAGCCTTGTTATAGCGCGTTGTCTCGAACAAGACCTTCCGGGTCTGGCTGATATCGGACTGGATGTAGGAGTTACTAAGGATGGTCGCATCTTCTTCATTGAATGCAATGGCCGCGACCAACGCTACGGATTTCACAAAGCCGGCCTTACAGAGATTTGGAAGGAGAGTTACCGAAGACCTATGGGATACGCACGTTTTTTACTAGAAAAGAACAGTATGATATATAACAGTTATTGA
- the asd gene encoding archaetidylserine decarboxylase (Phosphatidylserine decarboxylase is synthesized as a single chain precursor. Generation of the pyruvoyl active site from a Ser is coupled to cleavage of a Gly-Ser bond between the larger (beta) and smaller (alpha chains). It is an integral membrane protein.) — protein sequence MVKQLLRLMTELSSHRWLSRLMGSFSHSRFSRLLIPVFIKTYQIPSAQAEKNPGEYLTLNEFFSRRLKPGMRPIASDDDALVSPVDATITAMGDITSGTIMNVKGQDYKIEDLLNHSPHLELYKKGFFFVLYLSPTDYHRIHSPLTGHKVESDHIRGRAYPVNDFGMRHMKGVLNRNERLITYIAGSYGETAVVKVGAMNVSSIRYTDANATEWKIGDDLAYFEFGSTVVLLMESGTFTPRPKLEVNSKVKMGELLGTLHEPL from the coding sequence ATGGTAAAACAATTGCTGCGGCTGATGACCGAGCTATCCTCGCACCGATGGCTTTCACGGTTAATGGGGTCTTTTTCTCATAGTAGATTCAGCCGTTTACTAATCCCGGTATTTATTAAGACTTATCAAATCCCCTCCGCCCAGGCGGAGAAGAATCCTGGAGAATATCTCACTCTTAATGAGTTTTTCAGCCGCCGGCTGAAGCCTGGCATGCGGCCTATCGCAAGCGATGATGACGCTTTAGTTAGTCCCGTAGATGCAACGATTACTGCTATGGGCGACATTACCTCTGGCACGATTATGAATGTAAAAGGGCAGGATTATAAGATCGAGGATCTACTTAATCATTCTCCGCATCTGGAGCTGTACAAGAAGGGTTTTTTCTTCGTTCTTTATCTAAGTCCTACGGATTATCACCGGATTCACTCTCCCCTTACTGGACATAAGGTGGAGAGCGATCATATTCGTGGACGAGCCTATCCTGTCAATGATTTCGGCATGCGACATATGAAGGGTGTACTGAACCGCAACGAACGTCTCATCACTTATATCGCTGGAAGCTACGGTGAAACCGCAGTAGTAAAGGTAGGCGCGATGAACGTCAGCAGCATCCGTTATACGGATGCTAACGCTACCGAGTGGAAAATCGGCGATGATCTGGCCTATTTCGAGTTTGGCTCCACTGTTGTGCTGCTTATGGAAAGCGGTACTTTTACCCCGAGACCCAAGCTTGAGGTCAACTCGAAGGTAAAGATGGGGGAACTGCTGGGGACGTTACACGAGCCACTGTAG
- a CDS encoding WIAG-tail domain, with amino-acid sequence MRGSKKKQPRNPQKRLYYVDNPNIKELSMLDSKSSSKDSGSISDGVSNPEIAEVQVSGGGGVAEAVQEELISAPVLQPEPMVEVQLQKQVDNLPETIWFAPEKERFQPVYTDDLSDAAVTGAKIAPRTIDGSKLKFGIIGTPWLQDYAVQSINIADKAVTSSKIAPESIVGEHLAEGSVSGGKLLDHSISGEKLKNGSISPEKLADRIIGGGQIADKSIESRHLSDLIITADLLEDGAVTGEKIGSSSITGRHVANGSIDRSKLADAAVSGDKIADGEISSSKLADAVIEGRHLSDALITARHLAPGAIGPEQLASKLIGKEQLQSGVIEGAHVADGAIGSKQLGTEVVRSIHLSAESVHGSHISDGEITSRHLADRSISFLKLTEGAVGTAQLIEQAVTSSKIADQSILAHKLADEAVTTRHIAKSAIRGQQIAMQAVSSIHLEREAVNHSHLAAEAVGSEQLMDEVIHTHHLSSGAVTGEQLASESVGGEHLRPQSVTSAKLADGSVNAAKLGAGAVIGSTIAREVVSGEHIAFCAVEEKHLADASVSGRVLQDAVVDKDHLATGAVERRHLGENSVTAAAIQSGSVSGDKLASAAVREIHLAAGAVQPHHLADHVVTSLKLSPESVSTDKISDLSVTSAKLADGSVDSSKLAVSAVQAEHLSVNAIHSKSISDSAVQSRHMNPGSIGGAHIRPLSIGNGHIIPNSISSIQIQEGSISGSKLAKGAVDSQHLSPSSVDGSHLCIDIIEGRHIGYGEIKLAHLAEDARSSDLLPEGSITGEKLAEESVDSIHLVPESVDGSHLSLGAVEGRHIRHGEITLAHLAEETYSSELLPDGSITGEKLAEESVGSIHLVAGSVNGSHLSLDTVEGCHIGHGEITLAHLAKDARSADLLPDGSITREKLAQESVNSNHLIPGSVNGSHLSPDAIEGRHIGYGEITLTHLAKDARSADLLPDGSITREKLAQESVNSNHLIPGSVNGSHLSPDAIEGRHIGYGEITLAHLAKDARSADLLPDGSITREKLALESVNSNHLIPGSVNGSHLSPDAIEGRHIGYGEITLAHLSAETRSSDLLPEGSITGDKLAEESVSSIHLAPESVRSNHLSPGSVEGLHIGYGEITLAHLSAETRSSDLLPEGSITGDKLAEESVSSIHLAPESVGSNHLRPGSVEGLHIGYGEITLVHLSAEARSSDLLPEGSITGDKLAEESVSSIHLVSGSVGSSHLSPGSVEGRHIGYGEITLAHLAKDARSADLLPDGSITREKLAEESVNSNHLMPGSVDGSHLAPDTIEGRHIRYGEITLAHLSEEVRSSDLLPDGSLTGKKLAEASVDSIHLVPRSVGSSHLSPGSVEGRHILNGEITLAHLSEEVRSSDLLPDGSLTGEKLAEASVDSIHLVPGSVGSSHLSPGSVEGRHILNGEITLAHLSEEVRSSDLLPDGSITREKLAEESVNSNHLIPESVNGSHLSPSTIKGRHIRHGEITLAHLSEEVRSSDLLPDGSITGKKLEGGSINAFHLSPGSVYGGHLASDTIDSRHIRSGSITMNHLAEEVFSVDLLPDGSITGEKLEGGSIHSFHLAPGSVYGGHLAGDAVDSRHIRSDSITMKHLSEEVRSADLLPEGSITEEKLAEGSVSSLHLQPWSVYGEHLADKIVADRHLQSGIIKLEHLADETRTSALLPDASIDGAKLKAGCIESFHLAEGSVGATELQDEAVDASKISSFAIQARHLEEESVQDYHIAPGAVNGVHLAPNSVNAEHLSFSPIQTAGKREALQQFGMTAFMFNGDAESVEVTVSFDENFGHTGYVLVAMTNQPYFYASLKSRANGDAVIQVVRLRETPHFYGVISWIAIGAPLAKPAMDDRVFD; translated from the coding sequence GTGAGGGGTTCCAAAAAAAAGCAGCCACGCAATCCACAAAAACGACTCTACTATGTAGATAATCCCAATATAAAGGAACTGAGCATGCTGGATAGCAAAAGCAGTTCTAAGGATTCGGGGAGTATCAGTGATGGAGTCAGCAACCCAGAGATTGCGGAAGTTCAGGTAAGTGGAGGAGGAGGAGTAGCTGAAGCCGTTCAAGAGGAACTGATTTCTGCTCCAGTCCTGCAGCCGGAGCCTATGGTGGAGGTGCAGCTTCAGAAACAGGTGGATAATCTTCCTGAAACCATATGGTTCGCTCCTGAGAAAGAGCGGTTTCAGCCTGTTTACACAGATGATCTATCGGATGCAGCGGTTACAGGAGCAAAAATCGCTCCACGAACCATTGACGGTTCTAAGCTGAAGTTCGGCATTATTGGTACACCATGGCTGCAAGATTATGCTGTGCAGAGTATCAATATCGCGGACAAGGCAGTAACTTCTTCGAAAATCGCACCTGAATCCATCGTGGGTGAGCATTTAGCTGAAGGAAGCGTTAGTGGTGGTAAGCTGCTGGATCATTCAATCAGTGGAGAGAAGCTGAAGAACGGCAGTATTAGTCCAGAGAAGCTGGCTGATCGGATTATCGGCGGCGGTCAAATTGCAGATAAATCTATTGAGAGCCGTCATTTGAGCGATCTGATTATTACGGCTGATTTACTGGAAGATGGAGCGGTTACTGGTGAAAAAATAGGAAGCAGCAGCATCACTGGCCGCCACGTGGCAAACGGGAGTATTGATCGTTCCAAGCTGGCTGATGCAGCGGTATCTGGCGATAAAATAGCTGATGGTGAAATCAGCAGTTCCAAACTGGCTGATGCTGTCATTGAGGGTCGCCACCTTAGCGACGCTCTGATAACCGCCAGACATTTGGCTCCGGGAGCGATTGGGCCAGAGCAGCTTGCCAGCAAGCTGATCGGCAAGGAGCAGCTCCAGTCGGGTGTGATCGAAGGTGCGCATGTAGCAGATGGTGCTATTGGTTCCAAGCAGCTGGGTACAGAAGTAGTGAGAAGCATCCACTTAAGTGCAGAAAGCGTACATGGTTCCCATATCAGCGACGGGGAAATAACGAGTCGTCATCTGGCTGACCGAAGTATCTCTTTTTTAAAGCTGACGGAGGGTGCGGTAGGTACTGCACAGCTGATTGAGCAAGCGGTCACCTCATCGAAAATCGCTGATCAAAGCATACTCGCACATAAGCTAGCAGATGAAGCTGTAACCACAAGACATATTGCCAAATCCGCTATTCGCGGACAGCAAATTGCTATGCAAGCTGTATCTTCTATTCATCTGGAGCGCGAGGCTGTGAACCATTCCCATTTAGCTGCGGAAGCGGTCGGATCCGAGCAACTTATGGATGAAGTTATTCACACGCATCATCTGTCCTCTGGTGCTGTGACTGGTGAACAGCTGGCTTCAGAGTCTGTGGGTGGTGAGCATCTTCGTCCGCAGAGCGTTACTTCTGCCAAGTTGGCAGATGGAAGTGTGAATGCGGCTAAACTGGGAGCGGGAGCGGTGATTGGGAGTACGATTGCCCGTGAAGTGGTGAGTGGTGAGCATATTGCTTTTTGTGCAGTGGAGGAGAAACATCTGGCCGATGCCAGCGTGAGCGGGCGTGTCCTGCAGGACGCTGTGGTGGACAAAGATCATTTAGCCACGGGAGCCGTAGAACGGAGACATCTCGGAGAAAATAGTGTGACCGCAGCTGCGATTCAGTCTGGCTCGGTTTCAGGAGATAAGCTGGCTTCTGCTGCGGTGAGAGAGATTCATTTAGCAGCTGGAGCAGTGCAGCCGCATCATCTGGCAGATCATGTGGTGACGTCGTTAAAGCTGTCACCGGAAAGTGTATCGACGGATAAGATTAGCGATTTATCGGTCACTTCGGCTAAGCTTGCAGACGGAAGCGTAGATTCCAGTAAATTAGCAGTGTCAGCAGTTCAGGCAGAGCATTTATCTGTGAATGCAATTCATTCAAAATCCATTAGTGATAGTGCGGTTCAGAGCAGACATATGAATCCGGGAAGCATCGGCGGGGCGCATATCCGGCCGTTGTCCATCGGAAATGGCCATATTATTCCTAATTCCATTTCTTCGATTCAAATACAGGAGGGTAGCATTAGCGGCTCTAAGCTGGCAAAAGGGGCTGTGGATTCCCAGCATCTTTCACCGAGCAGTGTAGACGGTAGCCATCTATGTATTGATATCATTGAAGGACGTCATATTGGGTATGGTGAGATCAAGCTGGCTCATCTAGCCGAAGATGCACGCAGCTCCGACTTGCTGCCAGAGGGCAGTATTACCGGGGAGAAGCTAGCAGAAGAATCCGTAGATTCTATTCATCTTGTACCTGAAAGTGTAGACGGAAGTCATCTGAGTCTGGGTGCAGTAGAAGGCCGTCACATCCGGCATGGTGAGATCACACTGGCTCATCTGGCAGAAGAAACATATAGCTCCGAGTTACTGCCTGACGGTAGTATTACTGGCGAGAAGCTTGCTGAGGAATCCGTAGGTTCTATTCATCTAGTGGCTGGAAGTGTGAATGGCAGTCATCTGAGCCTGGATACAGTGGAAGGATGTCATATCGGGCACGGTGAAATTACCCTAGCTCATCTAGCCAAAGATGCACGTAGCGCTGACTTGCTTCCAGACGGTAGTATTACCAGAGAAAAGCTGGCGCAAGAATCAGTGAATTCAAATCATCTAATACCTGGAAGTGTAAATGGCAGTCATCTTAGCCCGGATGCAATAGAAGGCCGTCATATCGGGTACGGTGAGATTACACTGACTCATCTAGCCAAAGATGCACGTAGTGCAGACTTGCTGCCAGACGGCAGTATTACCAGAGAAAAGCTGGCGCAAGAATCTGTGAATTCAAATCATCTAATACCTGGAAGTGTAAATGGCAGTCATCTTAGCCCGGATGCAATAGAAGGCCGTCATATCGGGTACGGTGAAATTACCCTAGCTCATCTAGCCAAAGATGCACGTAGCGCTGACTTGCTTCCAGACGGCAGTATTACCAGAGAAAAGCTGGCGCTAGAATCTGTGAATTCAAATCATCTAATACCTGGAAGTGTAAATGGCAGTCATCTTAGCCCGGATGCAATAGAAGGCCGTCATATCGGGTACGGTGAAATTACCCTGGCTCACCTGTCAGCAGAAACACGCAGCTCGGACTTGTTACCGGAAGGCAGTATTACTGGCGATAAGCTGGCAGAAGAATCGGTAAGTTCAATTCATCTTGCACCAGAAAGTGTAAGGAGTAATCATCTGAGTCCAGGTTCAGTAGAAGGCCTTCACATCGGGTACGGCGAGATTACCCTGGCTCACCTGTCAGCAGAAACACGCAGCTCGGACTTGTTACCGGAAGGCAGTATTACTGGCGATAAGCTGGCAGAAGAATCGGTAAGTTCAATTCATCTTGCACCAGAAAGTGTAGGGAGTAATCATCTGAGACCGGGTTCAGTAGAAGGCCTTCACATCGGGTACGGTGAAATCACTCTGGTTCATCTGTCAGCAGAAGCGCGCAGCTCGGATTTGTTACCGGAAGGCAGTATTACTGGTGATAAGCTGGCGGAAGAATCAGTAAGTTCGATTCATCTTGTATCTGGAAGTGTAGGGAGTAGTCATCTGAGTCCGGGTTCAGTAGAAGGCCGTCACATCGGGTACGGTGAGATTACCCTGGCTCATCTAGCCAAAGATGCACGTAGCGCTGACTTGCTTCCAGACGGTAGTATTACCAGAGAAAAGCTAGCAGAAGAATCCGTGAATTCAAATCATCTAATGCCTGGAAGCGTGGATGGCAGTCATCTGGCCCCGGATACAATAGAAGGGCGTCATATCCGATACGGTGAGATTACCCTTGCTCATCTGTCAGAAGAGGTTCGTAGTTCTGATCTGCTACCAGACGGTAGCCTTACTGGCAAGAAGTTGGCGGAAGCATCCGTAGATTCTATTCATCTAGTGCCTAGAAGTGTAGGGAGTAGTCATCTGAGTCCGGGTTCAGTAGAAGGCCGTCATATCCTGAATGGTGAGATCACCCTAGCTCATCTGTCGGAAGAGGTTCGTAGTTCTGATCTGCTGCCAGACGGTAGCCTTACTGGTGAGAAGTTGGCGGAAGCATCCGTAGATTCTATTCATCTAGTGCCTGGAAGTGTAGGGAGTAGTCATCTGAGTCCGGGTTCAGTAGAAGGCCGTCATATCCTGAATGGTGAGATCACCCTAGCTCATCTGTCGGAAGAGGTTCGTAGTTCTGATCTGCTGCCAGACGGTAGTATTACCAGAGAAAAGCTAGCAGAAGAATCCGTGAATTCAAATCATCTAATACCTGAAAGTGTAAATGGAAGTCATCTGAGTCCAAGTACAATAAAAGGCCGTCATATCCGACACGGAGAGATTACTCTGGCTCATCTATCGGAAGAGGTTCGTAGTTCTGATCTGCTTCCAGACGGTAGTATTACCGGAAAGAAGCTGGAGGGTGGATCCATCAATGCCTTCCATTTGTCTCCGGGCAGCGTGTATGGGGGACATTTAGCGAGTGATACGATAGATAGCCGCCATATCCGGTCTGGAAGCATTACCATGAATCACTTGGCAGAAGAAGTGTTTAGTGTCGATCTGTTGCCGGATGGCAGTATCACTGGAGAAAAATTGGAGGGTGGATCCATCCATTCTTTCCATCTGGCTCCTGGTAGCGTCTATGGTGGTCATTTAGCAGGGGATGCGGTGGATAGTCGCCACATTCGATCTGACAGCATCACCATGAAGCATCTGTCAGAAGAGGTACGTAGTGCTGATCTGTTGCCGGAAGGCAGTATTACCGAAGAAAAACTGGCCGAAGGTTCAGTGAGTTCTTTACATTTACAGCCATGGAGTGTGTACGGAGAACATCTTGCTGACAAGATCGTGGCAGATCGACATTTGCAGTCCGGTATCATCAAATTGGAGCATCTTGCGGATGAAACTCGTACCTCAGCACTGCTTCCGGATGCAAGCATCGACGGAGCAAAACTGAAGGCAGGTTGTATTGAGTCTTTTCATCTGGCCGAAGGTAGCGTAGGGGCGACCGAACTTCAGGATGAAGCGGTGGATGCTTCCAAAATCTCTTCATTTGCGATTCAAGCGCGTCATCTGGAGGAAGAGAGCGTTCAGGATTATCATATTGCCCCCGGCGCAGTAAATGGTGTCCATCTGGCACCGAATTCTGTAAATGCAGAGCATCTATCCTTCAGTCCGATTCAGACTGCAGGGAAACGAGAGGCGCTTCAGCAGTTTGGGATGACGGCGTTTATGTTCAACGGGGATGCTGAGAGTGTGGAGGTGACCGTATCGTTCGATGAGAACTTTGGTCATACAGGTTATGTGCTCGTTGCCATGACTAATCAACCTTACTTCTATGCTTCCTTAAAGAGCAGAGCCAATGGAGATGCAGTAATTCAAGTGGTGCGATTGCGCGAGACTCCGCATTTCTATGGGGTCATCTCTTGGATTGCTATCGGCGCTCCTTTAGCTAAACCAGCGATGGATGATCGTGTGTTTGATTGA